The following proteins are encoded in a genomic region of Bombus pyrosoma isolate SC7728 linkage group LG1, ASM1482585v1, whole genome shotgun sequence:
- the LOC122575689 gene encoding patronin isoform X24 — MWSAITRLFVKGKTEESAPRTKDWTCDGVPDTVVHVFDAMDRNAGDDRRKGPAGEQHHDGAESEHFSDAYDSRQAKQRASVKWLLSKAYNNRVPENLRDPYYIDNENQEHLKPQIVHALSNAELYCLALANIYSDPNYHNQNHCGILQALARKGVYLAEPNNTQLTETILIQNSPLKMSAHMAVIEGLMVLYAKEVVTGDRVVSAIRRFDPQAEVDVPADHEKGLLLWISHASNALIAKIQAEEGAGDKTRLPELPAAKDFQSLCDGVGLAAVVAFYCPGELNWMDIRVSKRPSVADALHNLSLVHAFCNRCLPYSIFHMLPEDVTYMRGCMKQNLVVFLADMYNVLEIHPAKCVRYPGEERAMQFLDACPRNSHGVAHKRSLPQSIAPIPDLRSNLSVSAPGFTVAKAPSSSSVKKSQSLQQTAENYSHDDRRAGSEESFVVHRGKGIPTLSSVADEKSITRIDAAGRPSNWEEQRRSSYAGRRSRRNSVSDDSQLTIENFGGSQDNLHNFGRNPDKEVGAHIGKRSTTEPTLPARSSVQDVYGSGVQHILSDNGYDKEEPPRLRRQTSNSSLDNVALKQILHSSENVNSDGDTSKLASFANLSRQSSEKGINLTYTEQERDDSKSNLSSKKLGQTNGNRNGEKKTTFATLPNTTTWQQQSNQQSQQMEQHSVADENGGNTIMASQLNNIRLKLEEKRRHIENEKRRMEVVMSKQRQKVGKAAFLQAVTKLYLVGKVKSPSSSTSGGDSPAEIGPPTPVTSGSSGETPTSVSETTPVTQQPSQEKPQRPFSLKEISEDVRDVEHKWLEHDGNAPFIETRRTPDIENMDLEQYHQSISQMNNSLSEIQADIQRLANQQNQIQQQHLMTQHQQQIQQQFQQLQSLSQQHMQNFGMAPINPLTSKLQDTQQSQFYLHDQPQLQRRMWGQPPPTQSLANEMAAVGYQQSMDPRYSTQPTPYQQDMRLYQDTRNWGTHPPQQKGFVLHDTPQEPRYLNGGDHSLCNNQMSHPGPTYPSSTSIFNQTPPSSASPQHRNAVHRISQLMSESPEPKRPTVHHIPIKCESPTEKRQITAMHAPVPAPPVDDMKPQNISFIGNDDELTQGIRGLNITSGSRTYRIPSPTRPSISRNSFQPHPSLREATPSPSGTPEVTPLDPTDAGEKGFYICFDNDAPKKPKPTLRVKRTSPKKERGVSSYVDSEDFTMRPDSPSAIVMDRQKQLEIQRDSDREKQRQIDERDFQRQEIRDREIQREGEREKQRERHEMSGESRQSGVGLIIGNQLANPDPNSLDEMERKKERIMLLSLQRRQQQEEMKERKEVEAQARREQEKLKAEERARKKEEERQRRAAILEQHKVKKAIEEAEREGKVIDKELLNTIKPTKLRNKTATTRPRPKTIHVDAGTELDSGALTPSRGKKGSSSNLSTDSPDDGRGSSPCRSMNQLGRRGSYKTSRDTDSGLGRATPPRRAPSPGMGSMRHLPSPSGPGSLPPGLMTKRRVFDDGSSDISSTPSSMMDYNGPRLYKQPTTKSNRGIMLNAVEYCVFPGTVNKEAKRRVLDEIARSESKHFLILFRDAGCQFRALYSYCPDREEVSKLYGTGPKQVMDKMFDKFFKYNSGAKCFSQVHTKHLTVTIDAFTIHNSLWQGKKVNLPNKKDMPLVI, encoded by the exons AACCAAGAACACCTGAAGCCGCAGATCGTCCACGCACTTTCCAATGCGGAACTATACTGTTTGGCGCTGGCGAACATCTATTCGGATCCAAATTATCACAATCAGAATCATTGCGGTATTCTCCAAGCCTTGGCCAGAAAGGGTGTTTACCTCGCGGAGCCAAACAATACTCAACTCACCGAAACGATCCTCATTCAAAATTCACCACTCAAGATG TCCGCGCATATGGCTGTGATAGAGGGCCTGATGGTCTTGTACGCGAAGGAAGTAGTGACTGGAGATCGAGTAGTTTCGGCAATCCGACGGTTCGACCCTCAGGCGGAGGTGGATGTGCCAGCGGACCACGAGAAAGGACTTCTTCTCTGGATCAGCCACGCATCAAATGCGTTGATTGCCAAGATCCAGGCGGAGGAAGGTGCCGGTGATAAAACGCGACTGCCAGAACTGCCAGCTGCCAAGGACTTCCAATCGTTATGCGATGGTGTCGGCCTTGCCGCCGTTGTGGCCTTCTACTGCCCCGGCGAGCTCAATTGGATGGACATCAGGGTGTCGAAGAGACCGTCGGTCGCGGACGCGCTGCACAACTTGTCGCTGGTCCACGCGTTTTGTAACCGATGCTTACCCTATTCCATTTTTCATATGCTACCCGAAGACGTGACGTATATGAGGGG GTGCATGAAGCAAAATTTAGTCGTTTTCTTGGCGGACATGTACAACGTATTGGAAATTCATCCGGCGAAATGTGTACGTTATCCAGGCGAGGAAAGGGCGATGCAGTTCTTAGATG CCTGCCCGCGCAATAGTCATGGCGTAGCTCATAAAAGAAGTCTGCCACAGTCTATAGCTCCGATACCTGATCTGAGAAGCAACCTCTCCGTATCCGCGCCAGGCTTCACAG ttgCAAAAGCACCGTCATCCTCCTCTGTCAAGAAGTCACAATCACTGCAACAAACTGCCGAAAATTATTCTCACGACGACAG ACGAGCAGGGAGCGAAGAAAGTTTCGTAGTCCATCGTGGCAAAGGCATCCCTACGTTAAGCTCCGTAGCAGACGAGAAATCTATAACTAGAATAGATGCCGCTGGTCGGCCAAGCAATTGGGAAGAACAGAGGAGAAGCTCGTACGCTGGCCGACGATCTAGGCGTAACAGTGTTTCGGATGACTCTCAGCTGACCATTGAGAACTTTGGTGGATCTCAG GATAATTTACACAACTTCGGCAGAAATCCAGACAAGGAGGTCGGCGCGCACATTGGCAAACGAAGCACCACAGAGCCGACACTACCAGCAAGATCTAGCGTTCAGGATGTGTACGGTAGCGGAGTGCAGCATATTTTATCAGATAACGGATACGATAAGGAAGAACCGCCGAGATTAAGAAGACAGACCTCAAACTCTAGCTTGGACAACGTCGCGCTCAAGCAAATTTTACATTCCAGCGAGAACGTTAATTCGGACGGGGATACGTCCAAGTTAGCCAGCTTCGCGAATTTAAGCAGGCAAAGCTCCGAGAAGGGGATCAACTTGACATACACGGAACAAGAACGCGACGACAGCAAGTCGAATCTGTCGAGTAAGAAACTTGGCCAGACCAATGGTAATAGAAATGGTGAGAAGAAAACGACGTTCGCCACGTTACCGAATACGACCACGTGGCAGCAACAGAGCAACCAGCAATCTCAACAGATGGAACAACACTCTGTtg CAGACGAGAACGGAGGTAACACGATTATGGCCTCACAACTGAATAATATTAGATTGAAGTTGGAGGAGAAACGACGTCACATAGAAAACGAGAAGAGAAGGATGGAAGTCGTGATGTCGAAACAACGGCAGAAAGTGGGCAAAGCTGCGTTCCTGCAAGCTGTCACGAAG CTGTACTTGGTG GGTAAGGTTAAATCTCCCTCTTCATCAACATCTGGGGGGGACAGTCCGGCTGAAATTGGTCCCCCCACTCCTGTAACCTCCGGATCTTCGGGGGAGACCCCGACAAGTGTTTCCGAGACGACCCCCGTAACCCAACAACCCTCTCAAGAAAAACCACAGAGACCCTTCTCGCTCAAG GAAATTAGTGAGGATGTTCGGGATGTTGAACATAAATGGTTAGAGCATGACGGTAACGCCCCATTTATTGAAACAAGACGCACTCCAGATATTGAGAACATGGATCTTGAGCAATATCATCAATCTATATCACA AATGAATAACAGTCTTAGTGAAATACAAGCTGATATACAACGTTTAGCAAATCAGCAAAATCAAATACAGCAGCAGCATTTAATGACACAGCATCAACAGCAAATACAGCAACAGTTTCAGCAATTGCAAAGTCTTAGTCAACAACATATGcaa AATTTTGGAATGGCGCCTATAAATCCATTAACATCCAAATTACAAGATACTCAGCAATCTCAGTTCTATCTACATGATCAACCCCAATTGCAAAGACGAATGTGGGGTCAACCACCTCCAACTCAAAGCTTAGCAAATGAAATGGCTGCTGTGGGCTATCAACAATCAATGGATCCACGATATAGTACTCAACCAACAC CTTATCAACAAGATATGCGCTTATATCAAGATACACGAAATTGGGGAACGCATCCACCTCAACAGAAAGGATTTGTTCTACACGATACTCCTCAAGAACCGAGGTACCTCAATGGTGGAGATCATAGTCTTTGTAATAATCAAATGAGTCATCCTGGTCCTACATATCCATCATCTACATCTATCTTTAATCAAACACCACCATCTTCTGCTAGTCCACAACATCGCAATGCT GTTCATCGAATAAGTCAGTTAATGAGTGAAAGTCCTGAACCAAAAAGGCCAACTGTACATCATATACCGATTAAGTGTGAAAGCCCTACCGAAAAAAGACAAATTACTGCAATGCATGCACCTGTTCCAGCTCCACCTGTTGATGACATGAAGCCTCagaatatatcatttattg GAAATGATGATGAGCTTACACAAGGTATAAGAGGTTTAAACATCACGTCCGGCAGCCGTACATATAGAATTCCATCACCAACTAGACCTTCAATATCACGTAATTCATTTCAACCTCATCCATCATTAAGAGAAGCCACACCATCTCCATCAGGTACACCAGAGGTAACACCTTTAGATCCAACGGATGCTGGTGAAAAAGGATTTTATATCTGCTTTGATAATGACGCGCCGAAGAAACCAAAACCAACCCTTAGAGTGAAAAGGACATCCCCTAAAAAG gAAAGAGGCGTGTCTTCATATGTTGACAGTGAAGATTTTACGATGCGTCCTGACTCTCCTTCTGCGATTGTTATGGATAGGCAGAAACAGCTGGAAATTCAACGAGATTCTGATCGAGAAAAGCAGCGTCAGATAGACGAGAGAGACTTCCAACGGCAAGAAATTAGAGATAGAGAAATacaaagagaaggagaaagagaaaagcaaaGAGAACGACACGAGATGAGTGGAGAGAGCCGACAATCTGGAGTTGGTTTAATAATTGGAAATCAATTAGCAAATCCTGATCCA AATTCTCTTGATGAAATGGAACGGAAAAAAGAACGTATAATGCTCTTATCATTACAAAGAAGACAGCAACAAGAAGagatgaaagagagaaaagaggtaGAAGCGCAAGCTCGTCGAgaacaagaaaaattgaaagcagAAGAAAGAGCTCgtaaaaaggaagaggaaaggcAACGAAGGGCAGCTATTTTAGAACAACATAAAGTAAAGAAAGCAATAGAAGAGGCAGAAAGAGAA GGCAAGGTTATCGATAAAGAACTTCTTAATACAATAAAACCAACGAAATTGCGTAACAAGACTGCAACAACTCGACCTCGACCCAAAACGATTCATGTGGATGCTGGTACGGAGTTGGATTCTGGAGCTCTTACGCCGAGCCGTGGAAAGAAGGGTTCTTCTTCTAATCTAAGTACAG ATTCACCCGACGACGGTAGAGGTTCCTCCCCTTGTCGAAGTATGAATCAACTTGGTCGACGTGGTTCCTACAAAACATCTAGAG ATACGGACAGCGGACTGGGCAGAGCTACACCTCCTAGGAGAGCACCGAGTCCGGGCATGGGTAGCATGAGGCATCTTCCGTCGCCATCAGGACCTGGTTCTTTACCTCCCGGTTTGATGACCAAGAGACGCGTGTTCGATGATGGTAGCAGCGATATCAGTAGTACACCAAGTTCGATGATGGACTATAATG GTCCGAGATTGTATAAACAACCAACCACCAAGTCAAATCGTGGCATTATGCTAAACGCTGTGGAGTATTGTGTATTTCCGGGAACGGTAAATAAGGAAGCGAAGAGAAGAGTTTTGGACGAAATTGCAAGATCAGAAAGCAAGCattttcttatcttatttCGAGATGCTGGCTGTCAATTCCGGGCTCTCTACTCATACTGCCCAGATAGAGAAGAAGTTTCAAAGTTATATGGTACCGGACCGAAACAAGTCATGGATAAAATGttcgacaaatttttcaa ATACAATTCAGGAGCAAAATGCTTTTCTCAAGTACACACAAAGCATCTGACTGTGACCATAGATGCCTTTACGATACACAACAGCCTTTGGCAAGGTAAAAAGGTGAATTTGCCGAACAAGAAAGACATGCCTCTCGTCATATAG
- the LOC122575689 gene encoding patronin isoform X20 — translation MWSAITRLFVKGKTEESAPRTKDWTCDGVPDTVVHVFDAMDRNAGDDRRKGPAGEQHHDGAESEHFSDAYDSRQAKQRASVKWLLSKAYNNRVPENLRDPYYIDNENQEHLKPQIVHALSNAELYCLALANIYSDPNYHNQNHCGILQALARKGVYLAEPNNTQLTETILIQNSPLKMSAHMAVIEGLMVLYAKEVVTGDRVVSAIRRFDPQAEVDVPADHEKGLLLWISHASNALIAKIQAEEGAGDKTRLPELPAAKDFQSLCDGVGLAAVVAFYCPGELNWMDIRVSKRPSVADALHNLSLVHAFCNRCLPYSIFHMLPEDVTYMRGCMKQNLVVFLADMYNVLEIHPAKCVRYPGEERAMQFLDACPRNSHGVAHKRSLPQSIAPIPDLRSNLSVSAPGFTVAKAPSSSSVKKSQSLQQTAENYSHDDRRAGSEESFVVHRGKGIPTLSSVADEKSITRIDAAGRPSNWEEQRRSSYAGRRSRRNSVSDDSQLTIENFGGSQDNLHNFGRNPDKEVGAHIGKRSTTEPTLPARSSVQDVYGSGVQHILSDNGYDKEEPPRLRRQTSNSSLDNVALKQILHSSENVNSDGDTSKLASFANLSRQSSEKGINLTYTEQERDDSKSNLSSKKLGQTNGNRNGEKKTTFATLPNTTTWQQQSNQQSQQMEQHSVADENGGNTIMASQLNNIRLKLEEKRRHIENEKRRMEVVMSKQRQKVGKAAFLQAVTKLYLVGKVKSPSSSTSGGDSPAEIGPPTPVTSGSSGETPTSVSETTPVTQQPSQEKPQRPFSLKEISEDVRDVEHKWLEHDGNAPFIETRRTPDIENMDLEQYHQSISQMNNSLSEIQADIQRLANQQNQIQQQHLMTQHQQQIQQQFQQLQSLSQQHMQNFGMAPINPLTSKLQDTQQSQFYLHDQPQLQRRMWGQPPPTQSLANEMAAVGYQQSMDPRYSTQPTPYQQDMRLYQDTRNWGTHPPQQKGFVLHDTPQEPRYLNGGDHSLCNNQMSHPGPTYPSSTSIFNQTPPSSASPQHRNAVHRISQLMSESPEPKRPTVHHIPIKCESPTEKRQITAMHAPVPAPPVDDMKPQNISFIGNDDELTQGIRGLNITSGSRTYRIPSPTRPSISRNSFQPHPSLREATPSPSGTPEVTPLDPTDAGEKGFYICFDNDAPKKPKPTLRVKRTSPKKERGVSSYVDSEDFTMRPDSPSAIVMDRQKQLEIQRDSDREKQRQIDERDFQRQEIRDREIQREGEREKQRERHEMSGESRQSGVGLIIGNQLANPDPNSLDEMERKKERIMLLSLQRRQQQEEMKERKEVEAQARREQEKLKAEERARKKEEERQRRAAILEQHKVKKAIEEAEREGKVIDKELLNTIKPTKLRNKTATTRPRPKTIHVDAGTELDSGALTPSRGKKGSSSNLSTDVQEPQQQVRGRPKYPSYQNFKGRKSNSLMNLCGSSSDQDGMMCRYTDTDSGLGRATPPRRAPSPGMGSMRHLPSPSGPGSLPPGLMTKRRVFDDGSSDISSTPSSMMDYNGPRLYKQPTTKSNRGIMLNAVEYCVFPGTVNKEAKRRVLDEIARSESKHFLILFRDAGCQFRALYSYCPDREEVSKLYGTGPKQVMDKMFDKFFKYNSGAKCFSQVHTKHLTVTIDAFTIHNSLWQGKKVNLPNKKDMPLVI, via the exons AACCAAGAACACCTGAAGCCGCAGATCGTCCACGCACTTTCCAATGCGGAACTATACTGTTTGGCGCTGGCGAACATCTATTCGGATCCAAATTATCACAATCAGAATCATTGCGGTATTCTCCAAGCCTTGGCCAGAAAGGGTGTTTACCTCGCGGAGCCAAACAATACTCAACTCACCGAAACGATCCTCATTCAAAATTCACCACTCAAGATG TCCGCGCATATGGCTGTGATAGAGGGCCTGATGGTCTTGTACGCGAAGGAAGTAGTGACTGGAGATCGAGTAGTTTCGGCAATCCGACGGTTCGACCCTCAGGCGGAGGTGGATGTGCCAGCGGACCACGAGAAAGGACTTCTTCTCTGGATCAGCCACGCATCAAATGCGTTGATTGCCAAGATCCAGGCGGAGGAAGGTGCCGGTGATAAAACGCGACTGCCAGAACTGCCAGCTGCCAAGGACTTCCAATCGTTATGCGATGGTGTCGGCCTTGCCGCCGTTGTGGCCTTCTACTGCCCCGGCGAGCTCAATTGGATGGACATCAGGGTGTCGAAGAGACCGTCGGTCGCGGACGCGCTGCACAACTTGTCGCTGGTCCACGCGTTTTGTAACCGATGCTTACCCTATTCCATTTTTCATATGCTACCCGAAGACGTGACGTATATGAGGGG GTGCATGAAGCAAAATTTAGTCGTTTTCTTGGCGGACATGTACAACGTATTGGAAATTCATCCGGCGAAATGTGTACGTTATCCAGGCGAGGAAAGGGCGATGCAGTTCTTAGATG CCTGCCCGCGCAATAGTCATGGCGTAGCTCATAAAAGAAGTCTGCCACAGTCTATAGCTCCGATACCTGATCTGAGAAGCAACCTCTCCGTATCCGCGCCAGGCTTCACAG ttgCAAAAGCACCGTCATCCTCCTCTGTCAAGAAGTCACAATCACTGCAACAAACTGCCGAAAATTATTCTCACGACGACAG ACGAGCAGGGAGCGAAGAAAGTTTCGTAGTCCATCGTGGCAAAGGCATCCCTACGTTAAGCTCCGTAGCAGACGAGAAATCTATAACTAGAATAGATGCCGCTGGTCGGCCAAGCAATTGGGAAGAACAGAGGAGAAGCTCGTACGCTGGCCGACGATCTAGGCGTAACAGTGTTTCGGATGACTCTCAGCTGACCATTGAGAACTTTGGTGGATCTCAG GATAATTTACACAACTTCGGCAGAAATCCAGACAAGGAGGTCGGCGCGCACATTGGCAAACGAAGCACCACAGAGCCGACACTACCAGCAAGATCTAGCGTTCAGGATGTGTACGGTAGCGGAGTGCAGCATATTTTATCAGATAACGGATACGATAAGGAAGAACCGCCGAGATTAAGAAGACAGACCTCAAACTCTAGCTTGGACAACGTCGCGCTCAAGCAAATTTTACATTCCAGCGAGAACGTTAATTCGGACGGGGATACGTCCAAGTTAGCCAGCTTCGCGAATTTAAGCAGGCAAAGCTCCGAGAAGGGGATCAACTTGACATACACGGAACAAGAACGCGACGACAGCAAGTCGAATCTGTCGAGTAAGAAACTTGGCCAGACCAATGGTAATAGAAATGGTGAGAAGAAAACGACGTTCGCCACGTTACCGAATACGACCACGTGGCAGCAACAGAGCAACCAGCAATCTCAACAGATGGAACAACACTCTGTtg CAGACGAGAACGGAGGTAACACGATTATGGCCTCACAACTGAATAATATTAGATTGAAGTTGGAGGAGAAACGACGTCACATAGAAAACGAGAAGAGAAGGATGGAAGTCGTGATGTCGAAACAACGGCAGAAAGTGGGCAAAGCTGCGTTCCTGCAAGCTGTCACGAAG CTGTACTTGGTG GGTAAGGTTAAATCTCCCTCTTCATCAACATCTGGGGGGGACAGTCCGGCTGAAATTGGTCCCCCCACTCCTGTAACCTCCGGATCTTCGGGGGAGACCCCGACAAGTGTTTCCGAGACGACCCCCGTAACCCAACAACCCTCTCAAGAAAAACCACAGAGACCCTTCTCGCTCAAG GAAATTAGTGAGGATGTTCGGGATGTTGAACATAAATGGTTAGAGCATGACGGTAACGCCCCATTTATTGAAACAAGACGCACTCCAGATATTGAGAACATGGATCTTGAGCAATATCATCAATCTATATCACA AATGAATAACAGTCTTAGTGAAATACAAGCTGATATACAACGTTTAGCAAATCAGCAAAATCAAATACAGCAGCAGCATTTAATGACACAGCATCAACAGCAAATACAGCAACAGTTTCAGCAATTGCAAAGTCTTAGTCAACAACATATGcaa AATTTTGGAATGGCGCCTATAAATCCATTAACATCCAAATTACAAGATACTCAGCAATCTCAGTTCTATCTACATGATCAACCCCAATTGCAAAGACGAATGTGGGGTCAACCACCTCCAACTCAAAGCTTAGCAAATGAAATGGCTGCTGTGGGCTATCAACAATCAATGGATCCACGATATAGTACTCAACCAACAC CTTATCAACAAGATATGCGCTTATATCAAGATACACGAAATTGGGGAACGCATCCACCTCAACAGAAAGGATTTGTTCTACACGATACTCCTCAAGAACCGAGGTACCTCAATGGTGGAGATCATAGTCTTTGTAATAATCAAATGAGTCATCCTGGTCCTACATATCCATCATCTACATCTATCTTTAATCAAACACCACCATCTTCTGCTAGTCCACAACATCGCAATGCT GTTCATCGAATAAGTCAGTTAATGAGTGAAAGTCCTGAACCAAAAAGGCCAACTGTACATCATATACCGATTAAGTGTGAAAGCCCTACCGAAAAAAGACAAATTACTGCAATGCATGCACCTGTTCCAGCTCCACCTGTTGATGACATGAAGCCTCagaatatatcatttattg GAAATGATGATGAGCTTACACAAGGTATAAGAGGTTTAAACATCACGTCCGGCAGCCGTACATATAGAATTCCATCACCAACTAGACCTTCAATATCACGTAATTCATTTCAACCTCATCCATCATTAAGAGAAGCCACACCATCTCCATCAGGTACACCAGAGGTAACACCTTTAGATCCAACGGATGCTGGTGAAAAAGGATTTTATATCTGCTTTGATAATGACGCGCCGAAGAAACCAAAACCAACCCTTAGAGTGAAAAGGACATCCCCTAAAAAG gAAAGAGGCGTGTCTTCATATGTTGACAGTGAAGATTTTACGATGCGTCCTGACTCTCCTTCTGCGATTGTTATGGATAGGCAGAAACAGCTGGAAATTCAACGAGATTCTGATCGAGAAAAGCAGCGTCAGATAGACGAGAGAGACTTCCAACGGCAAGAAATTAGAGATAGAGAAATacaaagagaaggagaaagagaaaagcaaaGAGAACGACACGAGATGAGTGGAGAGAGCCGACAATCTGGAGTTGGTTTAATAATTGGAAATCAATTAGCAAATCCTGATCCA AATTCTCTTGATGAAATGGAACGGAAAAAAGAACGTATAATGCTCTTATCATTACAAAGAAGACAGCAACAAGAAGagatgaaagagagaaaagaggtaGAAGCGCAAGCTCGTCGAgaacaagaaaaattgaaagcagAAGAAAGAGCTCgtaaaaaggaagaggaaaggcAACGAAGGGCAGCTATTTTAGAACAACATAAAGTAAAGAAAGCAATAGAAGAGGCAGAAAGAGAA GGCAAGGTTATCGATAAAGAACTTCTTAATACAATAAAACCAACGAAATTGCGTAACAAGACTGCAACAACTCGACCTCGACCCAAAACGATTCATGTGGATGCTGGTACGGAGTTGGATTCTGGAGCTCTTACGCCGAGCCGTGGAAAGAAGGGTTCTTCTTCTAATCTAAGTACAG ATGTGCAGGAGCCTCAGCAACAGGTTAGAGGCAGGCCTAAATACCCGAGTTACCAAAACTTTAAGGGGAGAAAGTCTAATTCCTTGATGAATTTGTGTG GTTCGAGTAGTGATCAAGACGGTATGATGTGTCGATACACAGATACGGACAGCGGACTGGGCAGAGCTACACCTCCTAGGAGAGCACCGAGTCCGGGCATGGGTAGCATGAGGCATCTTCCGTCGCCATCAGGACCTGGTTCTTTACCTCCCGGTTTGATGACCAAGAGACGCGTGTTCGATGATGGTAGCAGCGATATCAGTAGTACACCAAGTTCGATGATGGACTATAATG GTCCGAGATTGTATAAACAACCAACCACCAAGTCAAATCGTGGCATTATGCTAAACGCTGTGGAGTATTGTGTATTTCCGGGAACGGTAAATAAGGAAGCGAAGAGAAGAGTTTTGGACGAAATTGCAAGATCAGAAAGCAAGCattttcttatcttatttCGAGATGCTGGCTGTCAATTCCGGGCTCTCTACTCATACTGCCCAGATAGAGAAGAAGTTTCAAAGTTATATGGTACCGGACCGAAACAAGTCATGGATAAAATGttcgacaaatttttcaa ATACAATTCAGGAGCAAAATGCTTTTCTCAAGTACACACAAAGCATCTGACTGTGACCATAGATGCCTTTACGATACACAACAGCCTTTGGCAAGGTAAAAAGGTGAATTTGCCGAACAAGAAAGACATGCCTCTCGTCATATAG